A window of bacterium genomic DNA:
ACAGGGGCGAGTTCGAAAGCCAGACAGAACTTAATCTTAAACTTATAAGAAAAACCCTCGGTCTTATTCGACCAAGGAAAAGCATAAAAGCAGAATAATCGGAAGTCCCAAAATCGCCATGTTAAATGGCTTAGTTGTTAATTTCCGCTTTTTTACTATTCCTCTTGCTTGACAAACTGGCACGAAATAATAACTTTTCAAACTATGCAAAAAGTTCTCATAGCAAACCGCGGCGAGATAGCGCTAAGGATTATTCGCGCCTGCATGGAACTCGGCCTTACTACTATAGCAGTTCATTCCGAAGCCGATGAGGACAGCCTTCATGTCTGGCTTGCTGACCAGAGTGTAAGAATAGGCGGACCCAAATCGAGCGAATCATACCTTGACCCAAGAAGAATTATTTCTGCTGCCGTCATTACTGGTGCCGACGCTATACATCCGGGTTATGGTTTCCTTGCTGAAAACGCTGATTTCGCAGAAATATGTGAAGCGCATAACATAATATTCGTGGGTCCAACACCAGAACAAATTCGGGCTATGGGAGATAAGGCGGAGGCGAAAAGACTGATGAGGGAAGCCGGTGTACCCGTGATTCCAGGCAGCGATGGAGTGGTGGAAGACCTCGATGAAGCCATAAAAATCGCGAAAGACATAGGTTACCCTGTGATGATAAAAGCCACTGCAGGCGGCGGTGGTAAAGGAATGCGAACCGCTAATAACGAGGCTGAACTAATAAAAAATTTTGAGATGGCGCGCAGCGAAGCACAGGCCGCTTTCGGAAATCCAGGCGTTTATATAGAAAAGTTAATAGTAAACCCACGACACATTGAGGTTCAGTTGCTCGGTGACGGTAAAGGCAATGTTATACATCTTGGCGAAAGAGATTGCTCAATCCAGCGGCGACACCAAAAACTTATTGAGGAATCACCGTCGCCATTCGTTGACGATGAACTCAGGGAGAAACTCGGAACTGCTGCCGTAGCAGGAGCCAAAAAAATAAACTATCGCGGCGCAGGGACAATAGAATTCCTCGTAGATAAAGATAAGAATTTCTACTTCATGGAGATGAACACGCGAATCCAGGTCGAGCACCCTGTAACCGAAATGGTAACCCGCGTTGACATAGTCAAGGAGCAACTTAGGATAGCAAGCGGTGAAGGACTAAGATTTAAGCAGGAAGACATAAAGTTTGAGGGACACGCTATTGAGGTCAGGATTAACGCTGAAGACCCCGATAACAACTTCGCCCCCTGTCCAGGGAAAATAGAGAGCTTTCATGTGCCCGGCGGTCCGGGTATAAGAGTCGATACTCATGTCTACGCTGGATATGTGATACCACCTTACTATGATTCTATGATAGCAAAACTTATAGTATGGGGGGAAAACAGAGGCGAAGCCCTATCCCGAATGCGAAGAGCTCTTAAAGAGTTCATTATAGATGGTGTGAAGACTACCATTCCTTTCCATCAAAAGGTCATGGAGGATTCCCGATTCACCTCGGGAGATTTCGATACGAGTTTTTTAGAGGGATTTTTTAAGTGAGATATTAAAACGATTCGACTCACACTAATAAATGTAGCTGCAACGCAACTCGGCTAATTTTAACAATCAGTTTAAATGTGGCTTGAGTTAATTTTCCTCTGCTCGTTTTTCTTGTTATGCACCAGGTCGAGAACCATAGCGAGCCTTTCCACCGTATCCAGCACTTTGCTCATCAGGCTACTTATAGGTAATGAGGATGGTGTCACTATCACAAGGAATGCCTCACTCTTAATTGGTGATATGACTATGTTAAACTTTTTACCGCTTTTGGCGAGTATCTTAAGTTCTTCTTTCTCTCCTATCGTTTTGCTTAGGTCCTGCATGCTCGAGAAGGTCGTCGAAGCGAGCGACGCTATTTTGACTGCCTCGGAGTAGCGAATGTCTCCGATGCCGGCTATAAGCTCACCGTATTTGTCCGCAAGGAGCGTTGCCCACGCTCTGGAGGTATCCGCCAAATCCTTCAAAAGCTCAACTAAAGCCTCATACTCCTTTTCACTTAATTCCATCATTTAAAGAAAAACCCGTTAGCTTAAATCAATTTTAATATAATAAAAATTTTCAAAATTAACATATTTTTTCTACAAACATTGCATCACCGTACGAAAAAAATCTAAATTTTTCCTTGAGAGCGAACTCGTATGCTTTCATAACCCGCTCATAGCCTGCAAAAGCGCAGACCATAACGAGAAGTGATGAACGCGGTAAATGGAAATTGGTTATAAGCGCATCCACGACTTTGAACTCAAAGCCAGGGAAAATGTAAAGGTCCGTCCACGAGGCATGGGGTTCAATCGGAAATGATCGTAGTGCAGCGGATTCCAGAGCTCTCGTTGTTGTTGTGCCCACGGCAACGACCCTTCTTCCCGATTTCTTGGCTTCGTTGATTAGCTGGGCAGTTTCAGGTGGAATCTCATAATACTCACGATGCATTTTGTGCTCGCGGATGTCGTCCGTTTTTATCGGCTCGAAAGTTCCCCAGCCGACATTCAAAGTGACGAAACCAATTCTGACGCCCATATGGACTATTTTATCCATAAGTTCATCAGTGAAATGAAGCCCCGCAGTCGGAGCAGCAACAGCACCGGGCTTTCTCGCGTAAATCGTTTGATACCGTTCCCTGTCGTAGCGCGTGTCCTCGCGCTTTATGTAAGGCGGAAGAGGTGTATGCCCAATACGCTCAAGTATTTCGAAAAAATCCTTGCCAGCCAGAGAAAATCTGACCACTCTGCTGCCGTCCTCATTGCGTTTTATGACCGTAGCCTCAAGCCCCTGCCCAAACAAAACCCTCGTGCCAACCCTGATTCTTCTTCCCGGACGGACGAGCACTTTCCACACATAATCATCGATATTCTCAAGCAGCAGAAACTCAACTTTCCCGCCAGTCGTTTTCTTTCCATAAAGTCTTGCCGGCAGAACCGCAACATCGTTTAATATCAGCACATCGTCGTTATGGAGTAATTTCGGTAGCTCGCGAAACACGAGCTTTTTCGGCTCACCCGCTTTGGGAATATAAAGCAGTGTGGCTGAATCCCGCGGCTCAGCGGGAAATTGAGCAATAAGCTCTTCTGGAAGGTCGTAGTCGTATGAACTCAACCTAAATATTTTCGGTATCCTATCTTCACCAACCATCGCTGATTAAAATAAAAAGGGATGCTCGTTTGGACAAGCATCCCCGCTGGTAAAATACTCGTTACCTCGAAAAATCTTATTCAATCGGAATCACCGATACGGTCTTTTTGCCAAACTTGTTGTAACCGAACCTAACCACGCCGTCAACGAGGGCGAAAAGGGTATCATCCTTGCCCTTCCCTACATTTTTGCCGGGATGGAACTTGGTTCCGCGCTGGCGGATTATGATATTTCCCGCTTTTACGAACTGATTGGCGAATCGTTTAACGCCAAGTCTTCGCCCTGCGCTATCCCGACCGTTTCTTGATGAACCTACTCCTTTTTTATGAGCCATTGTTTTCCTCCTTAAATCTTTTATCGATTCAGCAATGAGGAAATAACGATATCATGGGTGTTTGTCAACACAAATTTCAAAAAACGGTCAAACAATAATCCCGCTTGTGCTATTTTTCTTGCGAAACGAAAAATTTTAATCTAATCTTGACACTTATTATGTTGTTGATTTACTTATAAAGATGTGAATTAAAAGGCAAGGGGGATAGTTATGAAAGGTAAATTCTTTGGCTTATTAATGTTTTTACTACTATTGTCCATTGTTAATCTATCCTTTGCAGGTGTTACTGGGAAAATAGCAGGTAGAGTTACGGATAAACAGACGGGGGAACCTATAATAGCAGCAAACATAGAGGTCATAAATCCCGCCACGGGAAAAGTTATAACCGGTGCAGCGACAGACATTGATGGATATTATTTCGTTCTCAATCTAAGACCGGGCGTATATGATGTTAAGGCTTCGGCAGTTGGTTACAGAGCTGTGATAGTTAAGAATGTTGTAGTCCATGCGGACAAAACCACCACCGTCAACTTCGAGCTGCAATCGGAGGCTATTAAAGCTGAGCCAGTGGTTATAACGGCAAAAAGGGAGAAAATACAGAAAGATGTCACATCATCGGGAACATATACCGATGCCGAGCAGATAGAGTCGATGCCGGTTACTACGGTGAACGAGGTCCTTGAAATTCAGGCTGGTGTTGTCGAACGCGGTGGAGTGCTTCACTTCCGCGGTGGCAGAGCTCGCGAGGTGTCGTACAGAGTTGATGGTATGCCTGTGCAGGACCCTACTTACGGTTATCAGGCGCTAACGGTTTCAACATACGCTGTTCAGGAGGTTCAAACGCAAACTGGAGCATTCAATGCAGAATATGGTAATGCACTTTCCGCAGTAGTATCGATAGTTACCAAGGAGGGTGACCCGAATAAGTTTGCTGGTTCAATTGGTTACTCCACAACGAACTTCCGAATTAAGCCCCTCAACAAATATTCGACATTCGCTGATAGACTCGACTTCTCGATTTCAGGTCCTGAGCCGATAACAACATATCTGATGCCGCTTATAGGGATTAAGCTTCCGCGCGATAAAAGGATATCATACTTCCTCTCGGTATCAGGTGAGAACAGCGATACGAGACTCCCATACAATAGAAAGTTTGACCTCGACTACCCCGAGGGAGGTCAACCTATAGCAACGCTTGAGGAGCTTAATGTTCCGTATAAGATAAAGTATGGCTGGTACGGATTCTTCCCTGAGCGAAGAGTGAACCAGTATCAGGCTACTTTGAAACTTAAACAGAAACTAAGCCCATCCTTGAAGGTGGTGGCTTCCTACACGGGTAACTGGAGTAAATGGCGCAACTTCGATTGGACATTTTACTACACGCCGAAATCAAGTTACATAAGCAAAAGATTTGCTCACCAATTTAATGTGAGCGTTACGCACAACATATCACCGAGAACTTTTTACATAGCGAGAGCAGGCTATCTGACCACTAAAAGAACGCTTACACCCGGCGGCCTTACTCCTGGGGACTTTATGGTCGATTCAACCGTGTACGGAACTCTTGACGAATGGGTCGACATAAATGGTGATGGAAAACCGCAGGTAAGGCTTCAGTGGTGGGACGCAAATGGTAACGGAATGTGGGATTATGGTGAAGGATGGATCCCTGGTATTGAAAGGATTGACACAATCTGGAAAGATCCCGCCACACGTGATGAAATTTTACGACTTGATACAATTTATTCAGACACCATACCTCCCCGCATTGGTGAGGAACCATGGGTGGATTTCAATAATAACGGAATATTCGAACCAAGAATGACCAATTTTAACTCGCCATGGTTCGGTTATTATTCTCTTAACCTTGGTGAACCGTTCATGGACGGAGAGCCATTCCTGGATGGTTACCCTTATGGCCTTAGCTATGAGGACCTTATTAACGGATTGAGTCCCATAAAGTTTCATATGGAAACGCTATGGATAGACATAAATAAAAATGGCATAAAAGATTTCGGAGAATATGTTTTCGGGAGCCAGTATTGGACGGAAGACACAGTTCTGCTTGAGGAACTAACTTGGGTGGATAAAAACGAAAATGGTCGTCCTGACTGGGGAGAGTATGTAGACATTAACAAAGATGGCTTATTCACCCGAAGAGACCGGTGGTGCAACTACATCGATGCAAACGGGAATGGACAATATGATGTCGGCGAACTCGGTGAGCCATTCCTTGACCTCAACGGGAATGGAAAATATGACCCACCCAACGGCAAGTGGGACGAGTGGGATCCCAAGGAATACCCCAACGCAAAGTTCCCCGGTGAACCCTATCTGGACCGCAATGGCAACGGCAAATACGACCCATTCAGTGGCTTCCAGTATAGAGGGTTCGACAGGTGGGCTGTGTGGCACAAGCGAACCGCAAGTATTTTCTTGCTAAAAGGTGACCTCACAAGCCAGGTTGACAGGCACAATCAGATAAAAACTGGTATCGAATTTCAAAGGATTAAGATAGGAATGAACGAGATTCAGTATCCCGAGAACAAATACGATGGTATTCCAGACACGACTCACCCCTGGCCTGACCACGGCGTATTCCGCTCGTTCTACGAAAGGACACCTATGACATTTGCCGCTTATGTCCAGGACAAGATGGAGTACGGTGGGTTAATAGCTAATGTCGGCGTAAGATTGGACGCATTCATACAGGCTAAAGAGGTGCTTGAAGATACCACTCAGGAGGAGTTGAGAAGAGTGCTTGAACCGTGGTGGGAAGACACGATTATAGCCAAAAGCAGAGTAACAATTTCTCCCCGTCTGGGGATGAGCTATCCAATAACAGAGCGTTCGAAGTTGTTCTTCAGCTACGGACATTTCTATCAGCTCCCTGGATTTGATAACTTCTATCAAACCCCAACTCAGGCATCCAACGCGGGAAGACTTCTCGGGAATCCTAATCTTACATATGAGAAGACTGTGGCTTATGAGCTTGGTGTAGCATATGCGATAACGGATGAAATAACCGTGCAGTTCTCAGGTTATTATAAGGACATATACGACCTTCTAAATACATCGCACGCAAAGCTTGGTCCTCTAACTCAGGATGTTTACATCAATTCGGATTATGCACGCTCAAGAGGCATCGAGATTAGCGTTGATAAATCCCTCTCAAATTATTGGTCCCTGACTGCTAACTACACATTCTCCTATGCATACGGTAAAAGCTCATCCGATAGAAGTGGCTATGACGCCCAGTTCAACCAGACCGCAATACCGCTTCGTGACCTGCCACTTGACTGGGACCAGAGACACAGACTCAAGGGAACGCTTAGATTTATGGCGCGCAAGGGAGAGCACCCGAACCTATTTGGACTCAAGCTTCCTGACCGCTGGATGCTGAGTTTCATATTTGATTGGGGAAGCGGTTTCCCTTATACCCCGTCTGTTAATAACCCCGAATACAAGCCCAAAATCAAACCCGGCGAGAAAGCATGGGAGCGAACCAATGCTCTACGAATGCCGCCTCAGTTCAATCTCGATATGAAGTTCAGCAAGGATTTCGACATCGGAAAGCACCGCGCAAGCTTCTATGTCATGGTTGATAACCTGACCAACAGGCACAATGTGCGGTATGTTTATTCCGATACAGGCAAACCCGATAAAAGCTGGGTAGAGTGGATTGATGATACCACATATGTTTTCCATGGCGACGATTACTCGAAAAACCCTGCTCACTGGGAGCCGCCCATAAGCATAAGGTTGGGCGTGCAATTTAACTGGTGAGCAGTGAACATATAACCGAAAGTAAAACAAGGAGTAAAAATATGAAAAATATAATTTGGCCGCTTACTATCTTAATACTTTTGATTGAGGTATGTTTTGGCCTTAATCTTGGCGGGCAAAGGTCCTCAGAAGCTGGCGGTTGGCTTCGCACTTCAGGAGTCCAGCCCAACACCGATGAGAAAACACACACTGCGGGAGAACTTTATTTTACAGTATCAAACTGGGGATTTTTCGGCTCTCAGCGTGGTAACGATAATCCCAGATACTGCATTGTTGACGACGAGGGAATCTGTGGAGAACCGGGTGGCTGCAGACCATCGGCTGAATACCCCGGCTGCTCAGGAATCGAGTACCTTTTCCAGGGCGCACTGTGGATAGGAGCCGTTATCGCTGGCGATACCATGGTCTCAGTCGGCGAAGACGGATGGGTAACAAATATCAATGAGCTTCTGCCGAGTTATCTTGATGATGACACCCTCGTTATGCGAAGCATCCTGAAGGGGGACCCGGATGCTGTCTCCGAACAGGATTATGTGGGCAATTTCTCGGACACCTGCAAAAACCCTGTTGTAGTCCATCCCGGCCATACCCCTATAGGTATAGCAATACACCAAGAAAGCTACTCTTGGAGCTACAATTATTCAAAAAACATTGTCTTCATCGACTATACATTCAAGAACATAAGGGCTGACAAGAGAACCATCACCGATATGTACATCGGACTTTACATCGATGGCGACTGTGGACATGTGCAAACTCCGAACTACGCTCAGGATGACATAACTGGATTTATAAAATATTACATCGACTATACCACAGTTCCGCCGGAAACGATACCGGTTATGGTTGCTTGGATAGCTGATAACGATGGCGACCCGTCCGACGGCGCATTCACTGACAGAAGCCCGACAGGAGCTATGGCAGTTCGAGTTCTTAGGGGTCCGGCTGGAACATGTCTCGACAGCCTTAACTTCTCCTACAACTGGTGGATATCAAACACTGACGAAACCTACGATTGGGGTCCATGCATGGTCGATCTCGGCTGGGACGGCACTCCCGAGGGTGACCTGAAGAAATATCAGGTCATGTCAAACGGTGAATTCGACTACGACCAGACCGATATAGAGAGATACAAAGACGACCCCAACTGGAGCGGTTGTCCTATTACGGGTACTTGGTGGCAGAACATAAGGGATGGCTACGATACTCGTTTCCTTCTCTCCTTCGGACCGATATCAATTAAGCCCGACAGCGAGGTTCATGTTACCATAGCATTCTTCGTGGCTGAAGGCTTCCATACCAACCCCCAAAACACGGGTTCAGCGTGGGACCCAAGCGAATTTAACTTTGACGACCTCGCATACTCGGCTTACTGGGCTGCATTGATTTTCGACAACAATGGCGACGGAATACCCGATTACAAAGGTCCCATGCCACCACCTGCGCCCGACTTTAAGGTTATAACGGAAAATTATAAAATAATAGTGCTTTGGACAGGTGAGGGGGTAGAAAACACTGAAGACCCGATAACACATCTTAAGGATTTCGAAGGCTACAGGGTTTACATTGCGGAAGCAAATCTCGATAAGTATTTCGTCCCGTTGGCACAGTTTGACAAAGTGGATTATCTTAAGTGCGAAAGGATAATACAAAACATTTCTCCATCGGGGGAAACGACTTATTCGGCCATTTACTCGGATTCGCTTGTATCCACTCCAACGCCATATACGATTCCGATAATAACACCATCAGGTGAACCTGTGGGTCGAGATACCACGCTCATACCGCAGCCGTTCGACTACAACATGGGGATGCCACCCGAAACCACTATCGACGGGAAAACATATTACTACTATGTCATAGAAAACCTTCTTCCGGGCGACGATAAATATGTAGTCGTTACAGCTTACGATTACGGCAAACCCTCGAAAAACCTCGAACCGCTCGAATCGAGCAAGACTAACTACGCCAAATGGGTCGTGCCGAAAGGGACACCCATAACTGACAAAAAAGTAAGGGTTGTTCCTAATCCATACAGAGTTGACCACGATTATAAGGTGTTCTGGGAAAAGTCGTACACCAGCGAGTGGACGGAGTACTCCAGAAAAATAAGGTTCTTTAACCTCCCAAAGCGATGTGAGATTAGGATCCTAACAGTCGACGGAGACCTTGTTAGAGTTCTCGTGCACGACGAGATAGCCAACCCATCCGCAATGGTTGGCGCTGAGGACTGGAACCTCATATCACTTAACGACCAGGCTATATCAAGCGGAATATATGTATACAGCGTTAAAGACTTGGATACTGGTGAGATTCAAACGGGTACTTTCGTTATAATAAAGTAATTTGAGGGGGCAGAAGATGAGAAAATTTATCTTGCTAACATGTCTGGCGTTGTTGCCAGCCGTGGCTTTTTCGCAGGCTAAAGTTGGCACAGCCGTTGGTCAGTTCCTTGAGATTTCGCCGTCTGCGCGTGCTGAGGGTATGGCGAGTGCATTCATCGGTGTGGCGGACGATATATTCGCTATTTATTACAATCCCGGTGGACTCGCAAACCAAACCTCGAAGCAGGTGGCATTAGCGCATGTAAGCCATTTCGCTGGTATCCACAACGAATTCGCTGCGTTCTCAATGCCTGCCATGGGTGGCGTGATAGGGGTTTCGCTTTTCACTCTAACAACTGCCAAGATGGAAGAGACCACGCCATACCATCCCGAAGGCACTGGAAGGACATTCACGGCTGGCGGGATGGCTCTCGGCGCTACATACGCAAGACCGCTGACCGATAGATTCTCTGTGGGAGTTAACCTAAAGTATGTGGGGGAATTTTACGCTGACAAAACTGCCAACGGTTGGGCTATGGACATTGGGACCCTTTACAGAACTGCATTCCATGATGTGAGACTTGGCATGATGCTCTCAAACTTTGGACCCGACCTCACATTCATCTCGCAAAGTTTCCCCATACCCATGTCGTTCCACTTCGGCGCAGCGGGCGAGATAATAAAAGGTCCAGTCCACAGATTAACCCTCGACATGGAGGGAAGCCACCCCAACGACAACATCGAAAAGTTTAACATCGGAATGGAGTATGCTTACAAAGAGATGATGTTCCTGCGGGCAGGTTACAGATTCCAGTCTAAAAGCTATAAATTCAAGCCTAAAAACGATGAGGGCAAGGAAGAATATTTCCCCTATCAGAACGATTTCGCATCGTTCGGGGCAGGAATTCGCACTGCCTTGGGTGGAATAATAGGCAAAATAGATTACTCGATAACTCTTACTCGTTACACCGAACCCGTTCACAGAATATCGATATCAATGCTATTCTAAATAAAAGGAGAGAGAAATGAGAAGGAGCATAATAATTGCCATATTGCTCGCTTTGGTCGTTTTGGCGGTTATGGTCGGATGCGGTTATCAGGGTGAGATGGTCAAGCCTGAGAATCCAACTATAATTTTTTACAATGCTCCACCTGACAGCACTGTTTTCGGCTCAGCGCCTGTTTTGTGGTGGTTCGGGACGGATAAAGACGGAAGAATAATCGAGTATGCCTACATCGACATTCCTAAAGGCAAGTTGGGCGATGATGTGCTTTATGAATCGTATTACACAGGAGCAGTCGAAATACCAGAAACAGTAAGAATTGGTGGCGGCAAAGCGATAACATGGATTCACATAACGAGAAATGTCGATACGGTATTCCTTTCGCTTGAACCCGGCGACAGCATTACTGAACACCTTTTCTGCGTTAAATCCATTGACCAGGACAGCAATGCCTCAAAGCCAGAGTGCAGAATATTCTACAGAATAAACACCCCGCCAGATACAATGAGAATTAAATACGACCCCGAGAAGATGTCCCCCGGCGACACATTCTGGATGCTTCATGACACTACTGAGGAATGGGGCGGCGTCGAGTTCACATGGACAGCGCATGACCCTGATAACTCCGTAATCCTCGAATACTATTGGTGGGTTGAGAATTACGATGACCCAAGCGAGGTAGTAAGGACATCACTTGCGGATGATTCTCTTGGCGGGATCTATAGTGGCATGGACTCCACGGATGGTTGGGTAAGAAGCACATCCACGATATTACGCGACATCCCAACGGGACACTGGCGGTTCATAATAAAAGTTCGCGATGATGCTTTCTACACTGGCGCACACGACACATTCGAATTCTACGCAGTAAGACCTTACTTCGACCCGTCGGATTCCGCGATACACGAGCAAATAGTCAATGATATCTTCCCCCACAGACTTCTTGCCATATTCGCAGTAATGAACACACCTAATCCAGATTGGGGCTGGAATGATGACATCGGCGACTTCTATACATCCATCTTCGATGAGCTGGTTGCTGCAGGACATATTGAGAGTTACGATACAATGATAGTAAAAGGGCTTGCAGGAATGCAGCTTCCCATAAATAAATTCCTCCTCGGAAACTACAGCATAGTTTATGTGTTCCACAGGCGAGTTATGATTCCTCTGGGATTAAGCATGACTACAATAGAAGAACTCGCGGACTACATAGTAACAGGCGGTAGAGTAGTATTTGACGGCAATGGCATATTCGACCAGGCAGCAGACCTTTTCCCTAATCCCAACGAACGGATAGTTGTAATAATGAAGACAGTGCCGTTTAAGCTCTTCGGTATAACTGGTCGTGGTGACTTTGCCGGAAGGATAACCTGGGCTGAAGCGAGCCATCCCGATTTTCCTGACATGCACATAGACACATCGAAAGCCGCACACGATGACGAAAACGATTACTACTACTTTGGAAATGTTAGATACATCGCTTTGTTCCCCTACTTTGCAGGAGTTCCCTATGTCGAACCCATATACAGGGCAGGCGATTATCCTCAGGCGGACAGCATAACAAGAGTTGACCTTATAGGCCACATTATCGGAGGCAGGTTCGCCTCGAGAAATTATCGCTCCGTTTACTTCACATTCCCGCTTTATTACATGGATAATTCCACCGGTGCAGTAAGTGATGCCCTGGACAAGGTTTTCGAGTTCTTAACCACGACATTCGAGAAACCCAAAGAAGAGGAAGAAAGATTGTAAGTGTGCTTCATAAAAAGTGCTAAGTCGGCTTTTGGGTGGGGTCTCTTTTGAAGACCCCATTTTATTATCAGTTCAACATAAAAAGGAGTTCGCGATGGAAGCCAAAAGGATTTCAGACAAACTATGGGTCGTGAAGTTATCCCCCGGCGAGGATATCTTAGAGGGATTGGCCGTTTTCGCGAGGGAGAAAGGCGTAGGTGGATTCGTCAATGGAATAGGAGCCGTAAAGGAACCGGAATTAGGCTACTTTGACCTTGCGGAAAAGAGTTACAAGAAAAAGAAGTTTGACGGGGAATTCGAGCTTTTATCTCTTTCCGGCAACATTTCGTTTATTGATAACGAGCCGTTAGTCC
This region includes:
- a CDS encoding TonB-dependent receptor; amino-acid sequence: MKGKFFGLLMFLLLLSIVNLSFAGVTGKIAGRVTDKQTGEPIIAANIEVINPATGKVITGAATDIDGYYFVLNLRPGVYDVKASAVGYRAVIVKNVVVHADKTTTVNFELQSEAIKAEPVVITAKREKIQKDVTSSGTYTDAEQIESMPVTTVNEVLEIQAGVVERGGVLHFRGGRAREVSYRVDGMPVQDPTYGYQALTVSTYAVQEVQTQTGAFNAEYGNALSAVVSIVTKEGDPNKFAGSIGYSTTNFRIKPLNKYSTFADRLDFSISGPEPITTYLMPLIGIKLPRDKRISYFLSVSGENSDTRLPYNRKFDLDYPEGGQPIATLEELNVPYKIKYGWYGFFPERRVNQYQATLKLKQKLSPSLKVVASYTGNWSKWRNFDWTFYYTPKSSYISKRFAHQFNVSVTHNISPRTFYIARAGYLTTKRTLTPGGLTPGDFMVDSTVYGTLDEWVDINGDGKPQVRLQWWDANGNGMWDYGEGWIPGIERIDTIWKDPATRDEILRLDTIYSDTIPPRIGEEPWVDFNNNGIFEPRMTNFNSPWFGYYSLNLGEPFMDGEPFLDGYPYGLSYEDLINGLSPIKFHMETLWIDINKNGIKDFGEYVFGSQYWTEDTVLLEELTWVDKNENGRPDWGEYVDINKDGLFTRRDRWCNYIDANGNGQYDVGELGEPFLDLNGNGKYDPPNGKWDEWDPKEYPNAKFPGEPYLDRNGNGKYDPFSGFQYRGFDRWAVWHKRTASIFLLKGDLTSQVDRHNQIKTGIEFQRIKIGMNEIQYPENKYDGIPDTTHPWPDHGVFRSFYERTPMTFAAYVQDKMEYGGLIANVGVRLDAFIQAKEVLEDTTQEELRRVLEPWWEDTIIAKSRVTISPRLGMSYPITERSKLFFSYGHFYQLPGFDNFYQTPTQASNAGRLLGNPNLTYEKTVAYELGVAYAITDEITVQFSGYYKDIYDLLNTSHAKLGPLTQDVYINSDYARSRGIEISVDKSLSNYWSLTANYTFSYAYGKSSSDRSGYDAQFNQTAIPLRDLPLDWDQRHRLKGTLRFMARKGEHPNLFGLKLPDRWMLSFIFDWGSGFPYTPSVNNPEYKPKIKPGEKAWERTNALRMPPQFNLDMKFSKDFDIGKHRASFYVMVDNLTNRHNVRYVYSDTGKPDKSWVEWIDDTTYVFHGDDYSKNPAHWEPPISIRLGVQFNW
- a CDS encoding roadblock/LC7 domain-containing protein, with the protein product MMELSEKEYEALVELLKDLADTSRAWATLLADKYGELIAGIGDIRYSEAVKIASLASTTFSSMQDLSKTIGEKEELKILAKSGKKFNIVISPIKSEAFLVIVTPSSLPISSLMSKVLDTVERLAMVLDLVHNKKNEQRKINSSHI
- the rpmA gene encoding 50S ribosomal protein L27, which encodes MAHKKGVGSSRNGRDSAGRRLGVKRFANQFVKAGNIIIRQRGTKFHPGKNVGKGKDDTLFALVDGVVRFGYNKFGKKTVSVIPIE
- a CDS encoding DNA-binding protein — its product is MEAKRISDKLWVVKLSPGEDILEGLAVFAREKGVGGFVNGIGAVKEPELGYFDLAEKSYKKKKFDGEFELLSLSGNISFIDNEPLVHVHAVLGRNDFSTIGGHLFSAEVSVTAEIVIIPWDMNELSRTEDQETGLKLWKLCD
- the queA gene encoding tRNA preQ1(34) S-adenosylmethionine ribosyltransferase-isomerase QueA, which produces MVGEDRIPKIFRLSSYDYDLPEELIAQFPAEPRDSATLLYIPKAGEPKKLVFRELPKLLHNDDVLILNDVAVLPARLYGKKTTGGKVEFLLLENIDDYVWKVLVRPGRRIRVGTRVLFGQGLEATVIKRNEDGSRVVRFSLAGKDFFEILERIGHTPLPPYIKREDTRYDRERYQTIYARKPGAVAAPTAGLHFTDELMDKIVHMGVRIGFVTLNVGWGTFEPIKTDDIREHKMHREYYEIPPETAQLINEAKKSGRRVVAVGTTTTRALESAALRSFPIEPHASWTDLYIFPGFEFKVVDALITNFHLPRSSLLVMVCAFAGYERVMKAYEFALKEKFRFFSYGDAMFVEKIC
- a CDS encoding PorV/PorQ family protein, which translates into the protein MRKFILLTCLALLPAVAFSQAKVGTAVGQFLEISPSARAEGMASAFIGVADDIFAIYYNPGGLANQTSKQVALAHVSHFAGIHNEFAAFSMPAMGGVIGVSLFTLTTAKMEETTPYHPEGTGRTFTAGGMALGATYARPLTDRFSVGVNLKYVGEFYADKTANGWAMDIGTLYRTAFHDVRLGMMLSNFGPDLTFISQSFPIPMSFHFGAAGEIIKGPVHRLTLDMEGSHPNDNIEKFNIGMEYAYKEMMFLRAGYRFQSKSYKFKPKNDEGKEEYFPYQNDFASFGAGIRTALGGIIGKIDYSITLTRYTEPVHRISISMLF
- the accC gene encoding acetyl-CoA carboxylase biotin carboxylase subunit, yielding MQKVLIANRGEIALRIIRACMELGLTTIAVHSEADEDSLHVWLADQSVRIGGPKSSESYLDPRRIISAAVITGADAIHPGYGFLAENADFAEICEAHNIIFVGPTPEQIRAMGDKAEAKRLMREAGVPVIPGSDGVVEDLDEAIKIAKDIGYPVMIKATAGGGGKGMRTANNEAELIKNFEMARSEAQAAFGNPGVYIEKLIVNPRHIEVQLLGDGKGNVIHLGERDCSIQRRHQKLIEESPSPFVDDELREKLGTAAVAGAKKINYRGAGTIEFLVDKDKNFYFMEMNTRIQVEHPVTEMVTRVDIVKEQLRIASGEGLRFKQEDIKFEGHAIEVRINAEDPDNNFAPCPGKIESFHVPGGPGIRVDTHVYAGYVIPPYYDSMIAKLIVWGENRGEALSRMRRALKEFIIDGVKTTIPFHQKVMEDSRFTSGDFDTSFLEGFFK